The Luteolibacter arcticus genome has a window encoding:
- a CDS encoding ShlB/FhaC/HecB family hemolysin secretion/activation protein, with protein sequence MRFLLAVCLVASAHGQSLPGVEPRLPEAPAVESLPPVRAAAETAPGGEVLVKRLEKVVLVAPAGGEEVDLAPGLGATNGLLVPASNKLSRRLSRWSGKPLDAGELASLADEILIHYDREGFPVVALEAPEQDLSHGVLRLTLEIGRFGEVGVSRPKYGDPAVLAKGLRLQSVELVRRADIDEQMAWYGRTAFRRPRLFVSPGLAPATADLLIAFEESRPWRANLGYENSGPDLLGRDRFLLGVAGWTPGEHLLAWQTVIGAPASSLLANALRWEIPFHTSHQVLQLDAAYAEVASRYASSGIPVESEGSSWSLAAQQRIPLPAWGGWHQRIAAGFELKGTDQFLLFGGGSLSPGEVVFFHGKLSHELSRHWEDGSATFESSVFASPGGVGGNNDDAAFQAYDPEAGSNYLIGRLSGDGWWSPGGDWQVHLRGTAQIADTRLLPAEQFAVGGYQTIRGVAEREYSADSGWQASLELQSPLVSAGKGCAFRVLGFFDHAALDMRGGPSSSLSSSGVGLRMRLAESIDVRFDHGWRLDFAEQASHVGINLTF encoded by the coding sequence ATGCGCTTCCTTCTTGCCGTCTGTCTCGTCGCCAGTGCCCACGGCCAATCGTTGCCGGGCGTGGAGCCGCGACTACCCGAGGCACCCGCCGTTGAATCGCTGCCACCGGTGCGCGCTGCTGCGGAGACAGCCCCCGGCGGCGAGGTGCTGGTGAAGCGCCTGGAGAAAGTCGTGCTCGTCGCACCAGCCGGAGGCGAAGAGGTGGATCTCGCCCCCGGCCTGGGAGCCACGAATGGCCTGCTAGTCCCGGCTTCTAACAAGCTCTCGCGACGCCTGAGCCGCTGGTCCGGCAAGCCGCTCGACGCCGGCGAACTCGCGTCGCTGGCCGATGAAATCCTGATCCACTACGACCGCGAAGGCTTCCCCGTGGTGGCGCTCGAAGCACCGGAGCAGGACCTCTCCCATGGCGTGCTGCGGCTGACTCTGGAAATCGGCCGCTTCGGCGAGGTCGGCGTCTCCCGCCCGAAGTACGGCGACCCGGCGGTCCTCGCAAAAGGGCTGCGACTCCAAAGCGTCGAGCTCGTCCGGCGCGCCGACATCGACGAGCAGATGGCGTGGTATGGCCGCACCGCCTTCCGCCGCCCGCGGCTGTTCGTCTCGCCCGGGCTGGCACCCGCCACGGCCGACCTTTTGATCGCCTTCGAGGAAAGCCGGCCATGGCGGGCCAATCTCGGCTACGAGAACAGCGGGCCCGACCTGCTGGGGCGCGACCGCTTCCTCCTCGGGGTGGCCGGCTGGACACCCGGCGAGCACCTGCTGGCCTGGCAAACCGTGATCGGCGCCCCCGCTTCCTCGTTGCTGGCGAATGCCTTGCGCTGGGAAATCCCCTTCCACACCAGCCATCAGGTCCTCCAGCTCGACGCCGCGTATGCCGAGGTCGCCTCCCGCTATGCAAGCAGCGGCATTCCCGTGGAGAGCGAGGGCTCCTCCTGGTCGCTGGCGGCCCAGCAGCGCATCCCGCTGCCGGCCTGGGGCGGCTGGCATCAGCGGATCGCCGCGGGCTTCGAGCTGAAAGGCACCGACCAATTCCTGCTCTTCGGCGGCGGCAGCCTCTCCCCCGGCGAAGTGGTCTTTTTCCACGGCAAGCTGAGCCACGAGCTGAGCCGGCACTGGGAGGATGGCTCGGCCACCTTCGAATCCAGCGTCTTCGCCTCACCCGGCGGTGTCGGCGGAAATAATGACGACGCCGCCTTCCAGGCCTACGATCCCGAGGCCGGCTCGAATTATCTCATCGGCCGCTTGAGCGGCGACGGCTGGTGGAGTCCGGGCGGCGATTGGCAGGTCCACCTGCGCGGCACCGCCCAGATCGCCGATACCCGCCTGCTCCCGGCCGAGCAATTCGCCGTCGGCGGCTACCAGACGATCCGCGGCGTGGCGGAGCGCGAGTATTCCGCCGACAGCGGCTGGCAAGCTTCCCTGGAGCTTCAGTCACCGCTCGTGTCCGCGGGTAAAGGCTGCGCCTTCCGGGTGCTCGGCTTTTTCGATCACGCGGCGCTCGACATGCGCGGCGGCCCCTCCTCCTCGCTCTCTTCGAGCGGAGTCGGGCTGAGGATGAGACTCGCGGAATCGATCGACGTGCGCTTCGACCATGGCTGGCGGTTGGACTTCGCGGAGCAGGCCAGCCACGTCGGCATCAATCTGACCTTCTGA